AGCGGCGGCTCGGGCACGGTCAGCCGGTGCGCGTCAAGATCCTCCTGCCGGCGTCGAAGTGCCTGGACGACACCGGGCGCGCGGGACTGACGCTGATGCTTGCCATGGCCCTTCTCCGGACGCCAGCCGGTGCTGAGTCGCTGCTGTGCCTCGTGCACCGCGTCGGCCAACCGCTGGTGCTCGGCCTGCTGGGCCTCGTAGTCGCGCACCCAGCGCGCACGCTCGCGCCGGCGCCCCTCCTGCCAGCCGGCGTAGCCCCCGGCGAACAGGCGCGGCCGCCCGTCCGCACTGGGATCGAGGTCCAGGAACTCCCCGGCCACGTCCCGCAGCAGGGCGCGGTCGTGCGTCACGACCACCACCCCGCCCGGGTGCTGACGCAGCCGCGCGGTGAGAAACGCCAGACTGTCGGCGTCGAGATGGTTGGTCGGTTCGTCCAGCATCAGCAGGTCGTGGCGCGCCCCCAACAGACAGGCCAGGCGGACCCGGTAGCGCTGACCGACCGACAGCGTCGACAGCGGGCGGTCCCGTTCGGTGCAGGCGTCGAGCCCGGCCAACGCCACGTCGACGCGGCGCTCCGCGTCCCAGGCGTCCAGCCGGGTGGCCGCGTCCAGCGCGGCCGCGTACGCCGCATCGGCGCCGGGCCGCCCCTCGGCCAGCGCCGTCGCCGCCTCGTCGAGCGCCCGCACCGCCCGGTGCGACTCCCGGATCGCCGCCGAGACGAGGGTGCCCACCGTCTCGCCGCCACGCGCCGCCAGCGCCTGCCGGGCGACACCGATCGTGCCGATGCGTTCCACCGTGCCCTGGTCGGGCGCGATCACGCCGGTCAGCACGTGCAGCAGCGTCGTCTTGCCACGGCCGTTCTCGCCGACGATGGCCAGGCGTGCGCGCGCGGAGACGGTCACGCTGACGTCGGCGAGCACGACCCGCCCGCCCAGCACCACCCGTACGCCGTCGGCTCGCACGTGCGCCCGGTCACCGGCCGGCAGCCCCGCGGTCGGGTCCTGCGATGATTTCAGTTCACGATTGGTCACTTCTGCGCTCTTCGGCTCGTCGTGGAGCCGGGCAGCAGGACACGCCGCCCGGCGGGAACGCCAGGACGGCGGAACAGAGCTGGATCAGAGAAAGCCGGTCAACCCTGCCGCCGTCAGCGGCGGGACCACAGCTTCATCGAGGCAGTACCGGAATACATGCCCCCACCCTACCCGACCCGCCGGATCGGCCGCGCTATCCCGCCGCCGCCCGGCAGCGAGGGCGCCACCCTGGTTGACTGAGGGCATGAGTGAGCGCGGAGCGCCGTCATGAGTGAGATTGTCCTCGTCCGGCACGGTGAGACCACCTGGAGCGCCAGCCGCCGGCACACGTCGTACACCGATCTGGAGCTGACCCCCGACGGTGAGCGGCAGGCCCGCGCGCTCGGCCCGGTGCTCGCCGGCCGGCAGTTCGTCGCGGTGCTGAGCAGCCCGCGCCGGCGGGCGCTCGGCACCGCCCAACTCGCCGGGCTGACCGTCACCGGTTCCGACAAGGATCTCGTCGAATGGGACTACGGCGGCTACGAGGGGCGCACCACCGCCGAGATCCACGGGGAACGCCCCGGCTGGAGCGTCTGGTCCGACGGGTGTCCCGGCGGGGAGTCACCCAGTGAGGTCGGCGAGCGCCTCGACCGCCTGCTCGCCACGCTGCACCCCCTGCTCGAACGGGGTCCTGTCGCCGTGGTCGGGCACGCGCACTCGCTGCGCGTGCTGGGCGCCCGGTGGATCGGCCTGCCGCCGTCGGCCGGCGGGCTGCTCCGCCTGGACACCGCCACCCTCAGCGTGCTCGGCTACGAGCACGGGCGGCGGGTCATCCTCCGGTGGAACCAGCCGTCTCCCCCGCCAGCCAAGACCGCTGGCGATTCGACGGCGCGCCACTGATCTTCGGCGGCCGGCTCTCGTACGGGGTGGACAACACCACCGTCGTGCGGGTGGTGACGTTGGCCGAGGTACGGATCTCCTGCAGCACCCGCTCCAGGTCCGCCGGACCGGCCACCCGCACCAGCAGCAGGTAGAAGTCCTCCCCGGCCACCGAGTAGCACGAGTCGATCTCCGGCAGGTGCGCCAGGCGTTCCGGGGCATCGTCGGGCTGCGACGGGTCGAACGGCCGGATCGCCACGAACGCCGTCAGCGGCAGGTCGAGCGCCTCGAAGGAGACCCGGGCGGTGTAGCCCCTGATCACCCCGCGCTGCTCCAGCCGGCGCACGCGCTGGTGCACGGCGGACACCGACAGGCCGACCTTCTCGGCGAGATCCGTGTACGACAGCCGGCCGTCCGCGGTCAGCGCGGCGACGACGGCCCGGTCGATCTCCTCCACGGCGTGAAACCTACCGGGAAAGGCCCGCCGGCGCGACGACAGGCCCGCCGGACGTCGCGCTCGGCGGACGGACGGTCACTCCTTCGCCAGTGCCCGGGAGATCACCAGACGCTGGATCTGGTTGGTGCCCTCCACGATCTGCAGCACCTTCGCCTCACGCAGGTAGCGCTCCACCGGATGGTCGGCGACGTAGCCCGCGCCGCCGAGGAGCTGGACCGCGTCCGTGGTCACCCGCATCGCCACGTCGGTGGCGAACAGCTTCGCCTTGGCCGCCTCGATCGCGTAGGGCCGCCCGGCATCGCGCAACCGGGCCGCGGCGAGCGTCAACGCCCGGGCGGCGGAGATCTGGGTGGCCAGATCCGCCACGGTGAACCCGATCCCCTGGAAGTCGATGATCGATCGGCCGAACTGCTGGCGCTGCCGGGCGTAGTCCAGGGCGTAGTCGAGCGCCGCCTGGGCCAGCCCGACCGCGCAGGCGGCGATGCCCAACCGGCCCGAATCCAGGGCGGACATGGCGATGGTGAAGCCCGCCCCCTCGCCGCCGACCAGCCGGTCGGCGGGCACCCGGGCGTCGTCGAAGGCGATCTGCGCCACCGGCGAGGAGCGCAGGCCCATGGTGCGCTCGGCGGCCTGCGGCTGGATGCCCGGCGTGGCCCGGTCGGCGAGCAGGCAGGAGATGCCGCGCGGGCCGCTGCCGCCGGTGCGGCAGAAGATGTTGTAGAAGTCGGCCACCGAGGCGTGGGTGATCCACGCCTTGGTGCCGGTGACGACGTAGGAGTCCCCGTCGCGGACCGCCTTCGTGGTGAGCGCGGCGGCGTCCGAACCGCCCTGCGGCTCCGACAGGCAGTACGCGCCGAGCAGCTCGCCGCCGAGCAGGTCGGGCAGCAGCTTGCGCTGCTCGTCGCTGCCGAACGCGGCGACCGGGTAGCAGGACAGCGTGTGCACGCTGACCGCCTCGGCGACCGCCAACCAGCGACCGGCCAGGATCTCCAACACCTGCAGGTAGACCTCGTACGGCTGGGCGGCCCCGCCGTACTCCTCCGGATACGGCAGGCCGAGCAGTCCGGCCCGGCCCAGCGTGCGCAACACCTCCCGGGGAAACTCGGCCCGCTGCTCGTACTCGCCCGCCCTCGGCGCGAGTTCCCGGTCGGCGAGTTCGGTGGCCAGCTCCAGCAGGTCGTGAGCCTCGTCGGTGGGCAGGATCCGGTCGACAGTCATAGCGCGATGAGCTCCGTGGGGATGGTGTTGAGCCGCCGTACGCCGTCCGTCGTGCAGACGACGATGTCCTCGATCCGGGCGCCGTGCTGCCCGGCCAGGTAGATGCCCGGCTCGACGGAGAACGCCATGCCCGCCGCCAGTGGGCGGTCGTTGCCCGCCACCACGTACGGCTCCTCGTGGCCGTCCAGACCGATGCCGTGGCCGGTGCGGTGCAGGAAGGCGTCGCCGTAGCCGGCGGCGGTGATCGGCGCGCGGGCGGCGGCGTCGACGGCCTCCGCGTCCACCCCGGGTCGGACCGCCGCCACGGCGGCGCGCTGCGCGGCGTGCAGCACCTGGTAGTAGTCGCCGAACTCGGCCGGCGGCCGGCCACCGGCGACGTAGGTGCGGGTGCAGTCCGAGCGGTAGCCCGAGGGCATGGTGCCACCGATGTCCACCACCACCGGCTCCCCCGCGCCGATCGGCCGGTCGGCGGTGCCGTGATGCGGGCTGGCCCCGTTCGGGCCGGCGGCCACGATGACGAAGTCGACCGTCACGTGCCCGGCCGCGCGGATCGCGGCGGCGATGTCGGCGGCCACCTCCACCTCGGTGCGCCCCGGCCGCAGCCACTCGCCCATCCGGGCGTGCACGGCGTCGATGGCCGCGCCGGCCTCGGCGAGCGCGGCGATCTCCGCCGGCGACTTGTGGATCCGAAGCTCCCGCAGCACCTCGGACGCGAGCCGCTGCCGGGCGCCGGGCAGCACCGCGCGCAGCGCGAGGACCTGCTCGGCCCACATCCGGTCGGCCAGCCCCACCGCGTCGGCCGGGCCGTCGAGCGCGGCGGTCACCAGCGGGTACGGGTCCGCGCCGTCGGGATGGTCGACGATGCGTACCCCGGTGGCCGGCGCCGGGGACGCCTCGGCCGCCGGCCGTTCCAGGGTCGGGACGATCAGCGTCGGCTCGCCCTCGGCGGGCAGCACCAGCAGGGTCAGCCGCTCACCGGCGTGCGCGTCGTAGCCGGTCAGGTAACGCAGGTCGGAGCCGGGGCTGAGCAGCAGCGCATCCAGCCCGGCGGCGGCGGTGGCGCGCTGCGCGGCGGCCAGCCGCTGCGGCGGGTACAGCTCCTCGGATCCCACCCCGATAGCTTAACGGTCGTTTGGGGAGCGGCGCGCGGACCGTGTCGCCTACCGGAGTGTGTCGGCCACCCGGCGGGCCCGCTCGGGCCGGGTGAGCACGTCGACGCTGTGCACGAACTGGTCGACGGCACCGATGAGGGGACGCTCCCGCAGCGCGGCATCGGTGATCTCCGCCCGCAGCGCGGCGGCGACCCGGTCGGCGTGCAGCACCAGGAACGGGCGGGTGTGGAACGGGATCGCCCGGGCCCGCACCGGCGCGGCGAGGCCGGTGCCGTCGGTCCAGGTCGCCATCGCCTCCAGCGCCCCGACCAGGCCCGCCTGGCGGTGCGGCCAGTCGCCGGGGCCGAGGGCGTCGGCCAGCGCCGCGGTCACCGGCGCCGCGTCCGGCAGCCGGCCGAACACCGTGCCGAGCCACTTGTCGTACGGGGGCCAGCGGCGCCGGGTGAGCAGACCGATGCGCATCAGGTCCCGGGCGAGGCCGGCGGCGACCATCCGGCTGCCCAGTTCGTCGCCGACCTCGGCGCACCGCCCCGGCAGGTGCTCGGCCTGCGCCACCCTGGTCCAGGCGGCGGCGAGGACGTGCCGCCACACGTCGTCGGGGTACCAGCGCAGTGCCGCCCGGGCCCGGACGAGCGCCCCGCCGAGCCCGTCGTGGAAGACGGCGCCGCCGGTGAGTTCCGCCAGCCGCTGCGTCGGCACCGACAGCCAGTCCGCCACCGACACCGTCCCGCTCGGGTCGAAGCCCAGCTGGCCGCGCAGCCATCCGCCCAGTTCCCGGGCTGTCACCCCGTGCCGCGCGCCAGCCAACCCGGCCACCCCGAGCCGGCCGTCCTCGGTGCCGACGAAGCGGGTCGGCAGGCCGAGGAAGGTACGCGGCAGGGCGGCGTCCACGGCGGCCAGCAGCTCGGGTATCCGGTGGGCGTCGGCCGCGTCGACGAACAGTTGCAGCCGGCATCCCCAGTCGTGGTCGGTGGACCGGGGCGTGTCCAGGCCGAGCACCTCCGACCCGCCGTCGAGGCGTCCGGCCGCGTAGCGCAGCCCGGGGAACGCCGGGCCCAGCACCGGGGCGACCACCTCGGCGTGGAAGCGCCGGGACAGCTCAAGGCCGGGGAGGAAGGACACTCGATCAGTCTGCTGCCCCGGCCCCGCCCGCGACCAACGGATATCGGCGGTACCGGGTCACTCCATCAACCAGAGGCAGAACGGGTGGCCGTCCGGGTCCAGGCAGACCCGGACGGCCACCTGCGGTTGGTACGCGGCCAGGGTGGCACCGCAGGCCAGCGCGTGCGCCAGCGCCGTGGGCAGATCCTCGACGCCGATCTCCAGGTGCGTCATCATCTGCTGCCGTCCGGCCTCGGCCGGCCAGGTCGGCCGGACGTACGCCCGCTCCCGCTGGAAGGAGAGGCCCACGCCGCCCTCGGGCGCACGCAGGATGACGTCGTCGGCCTCCTCGACCGCGATGTCCCAGCCGAGCAGGCGCGCGTAGAACCGGGCCAGCGCGGCCGGGTCGGGCGTGTCCAGGTTGACCGTGGTCAACCTGAGCCGGGTCGATGCGGCCATGCTCAACTCCTCCGGTCGTGCCGCGTGATCATGCCGTCGACGTGCCGTGCGTCGTGAACGTCGGTGGGGTGTGCCAGGCTGTCGGGCGTGGCACCGCAGACCCCGATCATGCTCGTCGACGCGCCCAGTCTCTACTTCCGGGCCTACTTCGGCATTCCCGAGTCCGCCGCGAAGACCGCCGACGGCCAGCCGGTCAACGCCGTACGCGGCTTCCTCGACATGCTCGCCCACCTGGTCCGCACCCGCCGCCCGGGGCGGATGGTGTGCGCGATGGACCACGACTGGCGGCCGGACTGGCGGGTCGCGCTGCTGCCGTCGTACAAGGCGCACCGGGTGGCGCCCGAGGGCGGCGAGGTGGTGCCGGACACCCTCACCCCGCAGGTGCCGATGATCCTCGACATGCTCGACGCGCTGGGCATCACCGTGGTCGGCGCGGCCGGTTACGAGGCCGACGACGTGCTCGGCACCCTCTCGGTCACCCAACCCGGCCCGGTCGAGGTGGTCTCCGGCGACCGCGACCTGTTCCAGCTGATCGACGACGCCCGCGGCGTGCGGCTGCTCTACATCGGGCGAGGCGTGGCCAAGCTGGAGGACTGCGACGACGACGCCGTGCGCGCCCGCTACGGCGTCGCCGCCGACCGGTACGCCGAGTTCGCCGCCCTGCGCGGCGACCCCAGCGACGGGTTGCCCGGCGTGGCCGGCGTCGGCGAGAAGACCGCCGCCCGGCTCGTCGACCGTTACGGCGACATCGCCGGCATCCTCGCCGCCCTGGACGACCCGGCCTCCGGCTTCGCCCCTGGGCTGCGCACCAAGCTGGCCGCCGCGCGGGACTATCTCGCGGTGGCGCCGAAGGTGGTCCGGGTCGCCCTGGACGTGCCGCTGCCGCCGCTGCCCACCGAGCTGCCGGTGGCACCGGCCGACCCGCCGCGGCTGATCGAGCTGGCCGAGCGGTGGAACCTGGCCGGCTCCACCCGCCGCCTGGTCGACGCCCTCGCCACGGCGGGCCAGCCATCCGGCTGAGCGTCGCGCCGTGCGGGAAGAGGCTCGTCGATCTTCGCGCATGGCACCCGCTACCGCCGGTGGCCGTCAACCCTCCTGATCGCGCGCCAGCGCCTCCCGTCGGGCGAGCAGGGCCGACGCCCAGGCCACGTGCTGGTCGGGGGTGCCGTCGTGCGCTGCCGGATCGACGTACCGGCCGATGTCCGCCGGTGCCTTCTCCGGTTCGACCACGAGCGGGTGGGATCGCGCCGAGGCGTCCTGACGTACGCCCGTGACCTGCCAGCAGACGATCGCACCGGGCGCCCCGCCGGCCACCGTGAAGCCCGCGCCGTCGTACTCCTCGGCGATGTGCAGCTCCGGCCCCGGGCCGCCGACGGGGGTCAGCGAGTAACACAGGTCGGTGTTGAGGCTGCCGAACCACGCCGGCAACTCGACGCGGGCCCGTCCGGACTCGTCCAACGAGACCCTTCCGTCGTAGAAGGTCTTCAACGCCGGCGCCTCCACCGCGGCGTGCTGAAGGTAGCGACGCTGCGGATCCAACGGATGGTCGATGACGAACTGCTTCGCACCCCCGGCCACCTTGAGGTCACCGATGATGGTCACCGTCCCGACGAACCCGCCCGCGGGCATCGTCGTGGTGCCCAGCGACGACAGTCCGCCCATCGCCATCACGGCGACCTCGTCGACTCGCCCCAGGCCCAGGACTCCCGGTGCGCCCCAGCCGAAGACCCCAGGGGCATCGTTCGATGCACCCACCACACCCGCCGCGCCGAGGATCGTGGCCGAGGCCGCGCCGTGCAGGCCGACGACACCGGGGCCGGCGGTGCTGGTGCCGAGGGCGCCGGGCGCGTCCGCGGTGCAGACACCCCGGACCCCGGCGACCGGGGGAACCGACATCCGCTGCCCGTCGGTCGTACCCAGTACGCCGGTACCGCCGCGGGTGTGCTTGCCGTGCACCGCGGGCTCCGTCCACTCCCGGGCGGTGCCCAGCACCCCGGTGCCGCCCGCGCTCTCGCCGACCACCGCCGGCACGCCGTCGCGCTGCGACCGACCGACCACACCCGGAGCCTGCTCGCTGCTCGCCTCGATGCCGGCACCGGCGTCGCCCCGGGCCACCATCCCGGTCGCACCCTGCCCGACGACGCCGGTCCCCCGTCGGTCCGCTGCGCCGAACACACCGATTCCGCCGAGCCCTTCGGCGAGCCCGGCGACGCCGTTGCCGCCCTGCTCCACCGAGCTGCGGCCGAACACCCCGGCGCCGCTGGCCGCCTCCGAGGTGCCCAGAACGCCGTTGTCGTCGACACTGTGGCCGATAACCCCGGAACCCGTCGTGGACGATCCGGTGACGCCGGCCGCCGAGTCTGATCGGCCCGACACGCCGACGTCGGCGACGCTCTGCCCGGAGACGCCGATACCGGAGTTGCTGACGCTGAGGACGCCGGGACCGGTGTCGCTGAACGCGGAGACGCCGGCCCCGGTAGCGCTGGACGCGACCACGCCGGCCCACTGCGGGCCCTCGCCGACCACGCCGGCGCCGGTGGGACTCGTACCCTTGACGCCGAAGCCGCCACCGTCATCGTCGGTTCCCACTATTCCTGGCATGATCCACTCCCGTCGGACTGCGGCTGGCTGGCAGCGGCCGACGATAGTCACGCCGACCGGGCCCTCCTGTCGCCCACCGGTCAGCTCCGGGTCGGACACCCGACGGAGGATGCGTGCAGGTCGGCGGGGTACGCAGGCGGACGGGTCGAAGGTCCTTCCGGGTGCGGGAGTTCGACCCTGCTGGACGCCGGTCCGGCGGGCCACGATATGACAGTCGAAACTCGGCAGCCAACCCCTTGGAGAATCGCGTGAAGCGCAGGACGCTCGACATTCTGTTCAGCATCGGTGGGCTGGGCCTCGCGGCCCTACTACTCGTCATCGGGATCGTCCTGACCTCGAACGCCAACTTCGCCAACACCTACGTACGCGACCAACTCGGCGCCCAGAACATCACCTTCACCCCCGCCGACCAACTCAGCGACGACGAGAAAAACGTCGAGTGCCTGGTGGAGAACGCGGGAAAGGAACTCACCACCGGCAAGCAGGCCGAGTGCTACGCCAACGAGTACATCGGGCTGCACCTGAAGAACATGGCCGGCGGACAGACCTACGCCGACCTGGGCCAGCCGCAGAGCCAGCTACGCGAGCAGGTCGCCACCGCCCAGCAGACCAACGACCCGGCACTGGCCGACCTGCAAGCCCAACTCGCCGAAGTCAGCGCCCAGCGGGACACCGTGTTCAAGGGCGAGACGCTACGCGGCCTGCTGCTCACCTCGTACGGCTTCAGCGAAATGGGAACCAAAGCCGGACAGGCCGCCACCGTCATGTACCTCGGCGCCGCGCTGCTCCTACTACTCTCCCTCGCCGGCCTGGTCCACGCCTTCCGCACCCCACCCAGCAGGACATTCGCCGCCCCCTCGCCAGAGCGAGCCGACACCACCGCCTGAGAGCCCCGACCCCCCGCCCAGCGCCCGGTCTCCCAGGGAGTGTGTCGATTTCGGCTCTGTCTCACATTCGGTGGTGACGGAGGGTGCCGGT
This is a stretch of genomic DNA from Micromonospora sp. WMMD1082. It encodes these proteins:
- a CDS encoding ABC-F family ATP-binding cassette domain-containing protein, translated to MTNRELKSSQDPTAGLPAGDRAHVRADGVRVVLGGRVVLADVSVTVSARARLAIVGENGRGKTTLLHVLTGVIAPDQGTVERIGTIGVARQALAARGGETVGTLVSAAIRESHRAVRALDEAATALAEGRPGADAAYAAALDAATRLDAWDAERRVDVALAGLDACTERDRPLSTLSVGQRYRVRLACLLGARHDLLMLDEPTNHLDADSLAFLTARLRQHPGGVVVVTHDRALLRDVAGEFLDLDPSADGRPRLFAGGYAGWQEGRRRERARWVRDYEAQQAEHQRLADAVHEAQQRLSTGWRPEKGHGKHQRQSRAPGVVQALRRRQEDLDAHRLTVPEPPLRLRWPDLDIRRGAPVLRCHDVTVTGRLHRPVTLDLGGGDRLLVTGPNGAGKSTLLAVLARHLAPSTGEVRHVGRARVAYLGQEVPAWPPTALAGELYDRHVGELQSRGQLGDVDRRPLTATNLLDRAALRTPVGRMSQGQQRRLNLALRLAERPDLLILDEPTNHLSAPLVDDLTAALRDTPAAVVVATHDRQMLADLVAWPTVRLAPFPVDTHT
- a CDS encoding histidine phosphatase family protein, producing MSEIVLVRHGETTWSASRRHTSYTDLELTPDGERQARALGPVLAGRQFVAVLSSPRRRALGTAQLAGLTVTGSDKDLVEWDYGGYEGRTTAEIHGERPGWSVWSDGCPGGESPSEVGERLDRLLATLHPLLERGPVAVVGHAHSLRVLGARWIGLPPSAGGLLRLDTATLSVLGYEHGRRVILRWNQPSPPPAKTAGDSTARH
- a CDS encoding Lrp/AsnC family transcriptional regulator, encoding MEEIDRAVVAALTADGRLSYTDLAEKVGLSVSAVHQRVRRLEQRGVIRGYTARVSFEALDLPLTAFVAIRPFDPSQPDDAPERLAHLPEIDSCYSVAGEDFYLLLVRVAGPADLERVLQEIRTSANVTTRTTVVLSTPYESRPPKISGAPSNRQRSWLAGETAGSTGG
- a CDS encoding acyl-CoA dehydrogenase family protein, with the protein product MTVDRILPTDEAHDLLELATELADRELAPRAGEYEQRAEFPREVLRTLGRAGLLGLPYPEEYGGAAQPYEVYLQVLEILAGRWLAVAEAVSVHTLSCYPVAAFGSDEQRKLLPDLLGGELLGAYCLSEPQGGSDAAALTTKAVRDGDSYVVTGTKAWITHASVADFYNIFCRTGGSGPRGISCLLADRATPGIQPQAAERTMGLRSSPVAQIAFDDARVPADRLVGGEGAGFTIAMSALDSGRLGIAACAVGLAQAALDYALDYARQRQQFGRSIIDFQGIGFTVADLATQISAARALTLAAARLRDAGRPYAIEAAKAKLFATDVAMRVTTDAVQLLGGAGYVADHPVERYLREAKVLQIVEGTNQIQRLVISRALAKE
- a CDS encoding Xaa-Pro peptidase family protein; its protein translation is MGVGSEELYPPQRLAAAQRATAAAGLDALLLSPGSDLRYLTGYDAHAGERLTLLVLPAEGEPTLIVPTLERPAAEASPAPATGVRIVDHPDGADPYPLVTAALDGPADAVGLADRMWAEQVLALRAVLPGARQRLASEVLRELRIHKSPAEIAALAEAGAAIDAVHARMGEWLRPGRTEVEVAADIAAAIRAAGHVTVDFVIVAAGPNGASPHHGTADRPIGAGEPVVVDIGGTMPSGYRSDCTRTYVAGGRPPAEFGDYYQVLHAAQRAAVAAVRPGVDAEAVDAAARAPITAAGYGDAFLHRTGHGIGLDGHEEPYVVAGNDRPLAAGMAFSVEPGIYLAGQHGARIEDIVVCTTDGVRRLNTIPTELIAL
- a CDS encoding DUF4037 domain-containing protein — encoded protein: MSFLPGLELSRRFHAEVVAPVLGPAFPGLRYAAGRLDGGSEVLGLDTPRSTDHDWGCRLQLFVDAADAHRIPELLAAVDAALPRTFLGLPTRFVGTEDGRLGVAGLAGARHGVTARELGGWLRGQLGFDPSGTVSVADWLSVPTQRLAELTGGAVFHDGLGGALVRARAALRWYPDDVWRHVLAAAWTRVAQAEHLPGRCAEVGDELGSRMVAAGLARDLMRIGLLTRRRWPPYDKWLGTVFGRLPDAAPVTAALADALGPGDWPHRQAGLVGALEAMATWTDGTGLAAPVRARAIPFHTRPFLVLHADRVAAALRAEITDAALRERPLIGAVDQFVHSVDVLTRPERARRVADTLR
- a CDS encoding VOC family protein, with amino-acid sequence MAASTRLRLTTVNLDTPDPAALARFYARLLGWDIAVEEADDVILRAPEGGVGLSFQRERAYVRPTWPAEAGRQQMMTHLEIGVEDLPTALAHALACGATLAAYQPQVAVRVCLDPDGHPFCLWLME
- a CDS encoding 5'-3' exonuclease, giving the protein MLVDAPSLYFRAYFGIPESAAKTADGQPVNAVRGFLDMLAHLVRTRRPGRMVCAMDHDWRPDWRVALLPSYKAHRVAPEGGEVVPDTLTPQVPMILDMLDALGITVVGAAGYEADDVLGTLSVTQPGPVEVVSGDRDLFQLIDDARGVRLLYIGRGVAKLEDCDDDAVRARYGVAADRYAEFAALRGDPSDGLPGVAGVGEKTAARLVDRYGDIAGILAALDDPASGFAPGLRTKLAAARDYLAVAPKVVRVALDVPLPPLPTELPVAPADPPRLIELAERWNLAGSTRRLVDALATAGQPSG